One window of the Burkholderia ubonensis subsp. mesacidophila genome contains the following:
- a CDS encoding NADP-dependent glyceraldehyde-3-phosphate dehydrogenase: MPDSAALQQLFPAYEDIPAEFRLKSPIHQRVSLVDGALKPWDGATKTVLSPVCARQPDGSVEQLEIGSYPVMGEPESDAALDAAVRAYDAGRGEWPTMKVEQRIACMQDFIKRMVAQRELVVNLIMWEIGKSLADSQKEFDRTVTYMLQTIDALKELDNANSRFVIAEGTIGQIRRTPLGVVLCMGPYNYPLNETFATLIPALLMGNTVVFKPPQYGTLLFEPLLEAFRDAFPKGVINTIYAPGAVVVPHMLASGKINVLALIGSSKVADHLKKQHPKSHRLRAILGLDAKNAAIVLPDADLDLTVKECLLGALSFNGQRCTALKMLLVHRSIVDEFLKRFTAALAQMKIGMPWEKGVGITPLPGMHRTAYMTDAIDDAKAKGAQVVNESGGVFSKTLFYPAVVYPVSEGMKLYREEQFGPIIPVAPFDDVETALDYVTTSDHGQQVSIFGSDPAQIGALVDPLVNQVCRVNINCQCQRGPDVFPFAGRKDSAEGTLSVTDALRAFSIRSMVAAKQTDSGKQLLDAIVSDHHSKFVNTGFIF, translated from the coding sequence ATGCCCGATTCCGCCGCCCTGCAGCAGCTGTTCCCCGCTTACGAAGACATCCCCGCCGAATTCCGGCTGAAATCGCCGATCCACCAGCGCGTGTCGCTCGTCGACGGCGCGCTGAAACCGTGGGACGGCGCGACCAAGACGGTGCTGTCGCCGGTGTGCGCGCGGCAGCCGGACGGCAGCGTCGAGCAGCTCGAGATCGGCAGCTACCCGGTGATGGGCGAGCCGGAAAGCGACGCGGCGCTCGACGCCGCGGTGCGCGCGTACGACGCCGGCCGCGGCGAATGGCCGACGATGAAGGTCGAGCAGCGCATCGCGTGCATGCAGGACTTCATCAAGCGGATGGTCGCGCAGCGCGAGCTGGTCGTGAACCTGATCATGTGGGAAATCGGCAAGAGCCTCGCCGATTCGCAGAAGGAGTTCGACCGCACCGTCACCTACATGCTGCAGACGATCGATGCGCTGAAGGAGCTCGACAACGCGAACTCGCGCTTCGTGATCGCCGAGGGCACGATCGGGCAGATCCGCCGCACGCCGCTCGGCGTCGTGCTGTGCATGGGGCCGTACAACTACCCGCTGAACGAGACCTTCGCGACGCTGATCCCCGCGCTGCTGATGGGCAACACCGTCGTGTTCAAGCCGCCCCAGTACGGCACGCTGCTGTTCGAACCGCTGCTCGAAGCGTTCCGCGACGCGTTCCCGAAGGGCGTGATCAACACGATCTACGCGCCGGGCGCGGTGGTCGTGCCGCACATGCTCGCGTCTGGCAAGATCAACGTGCTCGCGCTGATCGGGTCGAGCAAGGTCGCCGATCACCTGAAGAAGCAGCATCCGAAGTCGCACCGGCTGCGCGCGATTCTCGGGCTCGACGCGAAGAACGCCGCGATCGTGCTGCCCGATGCGGATCTCGACCTGACGGTCAAGGAATGCCTGCTCGGCGCGCTGTCGTTCAACGGGCAGCGCTGCACCGCGCTGAAGATGCTGCTCGTGCATCGCTCGATCGTCGACGAATTCCTGAAGCGCTTCACCGCCGCGCTCGCGCAGATGAAGATCGGCATGCCGTGGGAGAAAGGCGTCGGCATCACGCCGCTGCCGGGCATGCACCGCACCGCGTACATGACCGACGCGATCGACGACGCGAAGGCGAAAGGCGCGCAGGTCGTGAACGAGTCGGGCGGCGTGTTCAGCAAGACGCTGTTCTATCCGGCCGTCGTGTACCCGGTGTCGGAAGGGATGAAGCTGTATCGGGAGGAACAGTTCGGGCCGATCATTCCGGTCGCGCCGTTCGACGACGTCGAGACCGCGCTCGACTATGTGACGACGTCGGACCACGGGCAGCAGGTCAGCATCTTCGGCTCGGACCCGGCGCAGATCGGCGCGCTCGTCGATCCGCTCGTGAACCAGGTGTGCCGCGTGAACATCAACTGCCAGTGCCAGCGCGGCCCGGACGTGTTCCCGTTCGCCGGTCGCAAGGATTCGGCGGAGGGCACGCTGTCGGTGACCGATGCGCTGCGCGCGTTCTCGATCCGCTCGATGGTCGCCGCGAAGCAGACCGACAGCGGCAAGCAGCTGCTCGATGCGATCGTGTCCGATCACCATTCGAAGTTCGTGAACACCGGGTTCATTTTCTGA
- a CDS encoding LysR family transcriptional regulator: MRKFKIPNMGALVAFEAAARHESFTHAAKELFLTESAVSRQIATLEASLGVRLFARVKQRVVLTRAGKLYGTQVRRALETLDRDTLSIIAHGSGGGYLELAVLPTFASHWLIPRIKHFYDRTPDVRVNMGSRTDLFSFEDTHFEAAIHYGKPTWPGTSADYLFGEEVVPICSPALLDGPVRHAQDLLAYPLLHSTTRPGAWAQWFETLGVEDTRTMHGVRYELHTMLISAAAAGLGIALVPKFFVEGQLQQLGLVMPIDAATVEDSAYYLVYPTEFSHSKPLELFRAWLLEQASAYAAPEQDGLEEGNGYLDDDDVE, from the coding sequence ATGCGCAAATTCAAGATTCCGAACATGGGCGCGCTCGTGGCCTTCGAAGCCGCCGCGCGCCACGAGAGCTTCACGCACGCGGCGAAGGAGCTGTTCCTGACCGAAAGCGCGGTGTCGCGGCAGATCGCGACGCTCGAGGCGAGCCTCGGCGTGCGGCTGTTCGCGCGCGTGAAGCAGCGCGTGGTGCTGACCCGCGCGGGCAAGCTGTACGGCACCCAGGTGCGCCGCGCGCTCGAGACGCTCGACCGCGACACGCTGTCGATCATCGCGCACGGCAGCGGCGGCGGCTATCTGGAGCTCGCGGTGCTGCCGACGTTCGCGTCGCACTGGCTGATCCCGCGCATCAAGCACTTCTACGACCGCACGCCCGACGTGCGCGTGAACATGGGCAGCCGCACCGACCTGTTCTCGTTCGAGGACACCCACTTCGAGGCGGCGATCCATTACGGCAAACCGACCTGGCCCGGCACCTCGGCCGATTACCTGTTCGGCGAGGAAGTCGTGCCGATCTGCTCGCCGGCGCTGCTCGACGGGCCGGTGCGGCACGCGCAGGACCTGCTCGCGTACCCGCTGCTGCACTCGACGACGCGCCCGGGCGCATGGGCGCAATGGTTCGAGACGCTTGGCGTCGAGGACACCCGCACGATGCACGGCGTGCGCTACGAGCTGCATACGATGCTGATCAGCGCTGCGGCGGCCGGACTCGGCATCGCGCTCGTGCCGAAGTTCTTCGTCGAGGGGCAGCTGCAGCAGCTCGGCCTGGTCATGCCGATCGACGCGGCGACGGTCGAGGATTCCGCGTACTACCTCGTCTACCCGACCGAATTCAGCCACAGCAAGCCGCTGGAGCTGTTCAGGGCGTGGCTGCTCGAACAGGCGAGCGCGTATGCGGCGCCGGAGCAGGACGGGTTGGAAGAGGGGAACGGATACCTGGACGACGACGACGTCGAATGA
- a CDS encoding SDR family NAD(P)-dependent oxidoreductase — protein sequence MTTSHTHSDSRHPARFAGRTILITGGGTGMGKAAALRLAREGANVVIAGRRAGEIDAVAQTITAAGGQALAVPTDVTDAAQVQRLVARAVDTFGGLNMAWNNAGMLGGFGPLHETTLDAFDAVIATNLRGVAACMKVELEAMLAAGVGGAIVNTSSWTAHGALPGIAGYAASKAALDALMRTVALEVGANGIRVNNVSPGVIATPMSEAALGDARAMRPFLLHTPLRRIGRPEDVADVVAWLLSDDARFVTGQSILVDGGFTLGGLRPWLNEVVAEHG from the coding sequence ATGACGACTTCCCATACCCATTCCGATTCCCGACACCCGGCGCGCTTCGCGGGGCGCACGATACTGATCACCGGCGGCGGCACCGGCATGGGGAAGGCCGCGGCACTGCGCCTGGCGCGCGAGGGCGCAAACGTGGTGATCGCCGGGCGGCGCGCCGGCGAAATCGACGCGGTGGCGCAGACGATCACAGCGGCCGGCGGGCAGGCGCTCGCGGTGCCGACCGACGTGACCGATGCCGCTCAGGTTCAACGCCTGGTCGCGCGCGCGGTCGACACGTTCGGCGGCCTGAACATGGCGTGGAACAACGCGGGCATGCTCGGCGGGTTCGGGCCGCTGCACGAAACGACGCTCGACGCATTCGACGCCGTGATCGCGACCAATCTGCGCGGCGTGGCGGCCTGCATGAAGGTCGAACTCGAAGCGATGCTGGCCGCCGGCGTCGGCGGAGCGATCGTGAATACGTCGTCGTGGACGGCGCACGGCGCGTTGCCGGGCATCGCGGGTTACGCGGCCAGCAAGGCGGCGCTCGATGCGCTGATGCGGACGGTCGCGCTGGAAGTGGGCGCGAACGGGATTCGCGTCAACAACGTCAGCCCCGGCGTCATCGCGACGCCGATGTCGGAAGCTGCGCTGGGCGATGCGCGCGCGATGCGGCCGTTCCTGCTGCATACGCCGCTGCGGCGCATCGGCCGGCCCGAGGACGTCGCCGACGTCGTCGCGTGGCTGCTGTCCGACGACGCCCGCTTCGTGACGGGGCAAAGCATCCTGGTCGACGGCGGATTTACGCTGGGCGGGTTGCGGCCGTGGCTGAACGAGGTCGTCGCGGAACACGGGTGA